A genomic region of Oryza glaberrima chromosome 1, OglaRS2, whole genome shotgun sequence contains the following coding sequences:
- the LOC127763771 gene encoding uncharacterized protein LOC127763771 has product MSGRSRPWPGDPSPAPPQPPVVAAAADAGGEASTSLRDFGTSMDAISFGFAATAILVSMFLLMAIFEHLIKPHVFPPLAGAALRPARRRHGVSPAGKLRSPPMVETVLQAADLSVLMPGQRYPTYLAQPAPLPPAPCPREGVHWPPHDHDVHHSYMPP; this is encoded by the exons ATGAGCGGGAGGTCGAGGCCGTGGCCAGGGGAcccgtcgccggcgcctccgcagccgccggtcgtcgccgcagcggcggacgcgggcggcgaggcgtcgACGTCGCTCAGGGACTTCGGCACGTCGATGGACGCCATCTCGTTCGGGTTCGCGGCCACCGCCATCCTCGTCTCCATGTTCCTCCTCATGGCCATCTTCGAGCACCTCATCAAGCCCCACGTCTTCccgcccctcgccggcgcggcgctccgccccgcgcgccgccgccacggcgtctCTCCCGCCGGCAAGCTCCGGAGCCCTCCCATG gtggagacggtgctgcaGGCGGCGGACCTGTCGGTGCTGATGCCGGGGCAACGGTACCCGACGTACCTGGCGCAGCCGGCGCCGCTTCCGCCGGCGCCGTGCCCGAGGGAAGGGGTGCACTGGCCGCCGCACGACCACGACGTCCACCACTCCTACATGCCGCCATGA